The following are from one region of the Magallana gigas chromosome 4, xbMagGiga1.1, whole genome shotgun sequence genome:
- the LOC117682717 gene encoding integrase/recombinase xerD homolog isoform X1, giving the protein MQASRADSTINKYCNSFLRFKKWAKEQGIEESELFPSKPLHVSIYLACLVQRANSPSPIVDAFYGIKWAHDLVGFNSPTDNQFVKNIMEGGKRIVAKPVQKKEPITVENLRCMYLKLFECNNLYNQRIICMVLLAFAGFLRSSELINIKRSDIQFLPDHIEIFIESSKTDIYRDGTRVVIARTFSYMCPVSKFELYLRLAGIQDDSEEYVFCAISKSGSGYRLRNREKPLSYTRVRELFIEAFTGIVDNIKVYGLHSLRSGGATASAVRGIPDRIFKRHGRWRSESAKDGYVQDPLSERLSVSKKLGL; this is encoded by the coding sequence ATGCAAGCGTCACGAGCGGATTCAActataaacaaatattgtaaCAGTTTCCTGAGATTTAAGAAGTGGGCAAAAGAACAAGGAATCGAGGAAAGTGAATTATTTCCTTCAAAacctttacatgtatctatttatttagCATGCTTGGTTCAACGGGCAAACTCTCCATCCCCTATTGTTGACGCATTCTATGGAATCAAATGGGCTCATGATCTTGTGGGATTCAATTCTCCGACTGACAAtcagtttgttaaaaacattatggAAGGTGGGAAACGTATAGTGGCAAAACCTGTTCAAAAGAAAGAACCAATAACTGTTGAAAATTTACGTTGTATGTATTTGAAACTGTTTGAATGTAATAATCTTTATAATCAAAGAATCATTTGTATGGTCTTGTTGGCATTCGCTGGATTTTTACGTAGCAGCGAACTCATAAATATCAAGAGATCTGATATTCAATTTTTACCTGAtcatattgaaatattcatCGAGTCTAGTAAGACTGATATCTACAGAGACGGTACTAGAGTTGTTATAGCAAGAACATTTTCATATATGTGTCCTGTTTCTAAATTTGAATTGTATCTTCGTTTAGCTGGGATTCAAGACGATTCAGAGGAATATGTATTTTGTGCTATTTCGAAATCGGGAAGTGGTTACCGGTTGCGTAATCGTGAAAAGCCTCTGTCTTACACCAGGGTTCGTGAATTATTCATCGAAGCATTTACAGGAATTGTAGATAACATCAAAGTTTATGGACTTCACAGTTTGCGGTCAGGTGGAGCGACTGCGTCGGCAGTGAGGGGAATTCCGGACAGGATATTCAAGAGACATGGACGTTGGCGTTCGGAATCTGCTAAGGATGGATATGTCCAGGATCCGCTTAGTGAACGTTTGAGTGTTTCCAAAAAACTTGGTTTATAA